In Synechococcus sp. KORDI-100, a single window of DNA contains:
- a CDS encoding glucose-6-phosphate isomerase: MSFPDFNGSDAQVQWQRFCDLLWYHDDLGIWLDISRMHVNTTHLDAMQSSFEKAFAAMQELESGAIANADEQRQVGHYWLRNPQMAPSDEVRTHIARDIDLIEQFGRDVIAGVVKAPNGEPFTDVLWIGIGGSGLGPLLMIKALQTNGQGLPFHFFDNVDPNGMSAVLAALGDKLKTTLVVTVSKSGGTPEPHLGMEQARHRLEAHGGTWAGQAVAVTMLDSKLDQQAREESWLQRFDMFDWVGGRTSITSAVGLLPGALIGCDIREFLAGAAQMDEATRVADLRRNPAALMAASWYVAGDGKGRRDMVVLPYRDRLEVFSRYLQQLVMESLGKRLDRDGNEVHQGIAVYGNKGSTDQHAYVQQLRDGVDNFFATFIECLQDVDDIPVIKDERPGDFLDGFLQGTRSALTEGGRQTISITMRRFDAYRLGALIGLFERAVGFYGELVNINAYHQPGVEAGKKAAAAVLNLQSRVEAVLNDGASRSVSEICQALGDGTDESVFWIMRHLTGNQRGYMAEGDWASPATMRFSKS; encoded by the coding sequence ATGAGCTTCCCGGATTTCAACGGCAGCGATGCTCAGGTTCAATGGCAGCGCTTCTGCGATCTCCTCTGGTACCACGACGATCTTGGGATCTGGCTGGACATCAGCCGAATGCATGTCAACACAACGCATCTGGATGCGATGCAATCCAGTTTTGAGAAAGCGTTTGCTGCGATGCAGGAGCTTGAGTCCGGCGCCATCGCCAACGCCGATGAACAGCGTCAGGTGGGTCATTACTGGTTGCGAAACCCGCAGATGGCCCCCAGCGATGAGGTGCGGACGCATATCGCCCGTGATATCGATCTGATTGAACAGTTCGGTCGGGATGTCATTGCTGGAGTCGTTAAAGCTCCCAATGGCGAGCCTTTCACAGATGTCCTCTGGATTGGAATCGGTGGCAGTGGTTTAGGGCCACTGTTGATGATCAAGGCTCTGCAAACCAACGGTCAGGGGCTTCCGTTCCACTTTTTCGACAATGTCGATCCGAACGGCATGAGCGCTGTGCTGGCGGCGCTGGGAGACAAACTCAAGACCACGTTGGTCGTTACGGTGAGCAAATCCGGTGGCACGCCGGAACCCCATCTCGGGATGGAACAGGCTCGTCATCGACTTGAGGCCCATGGTGGAACCTGGGCGGGACAGGCTGTTGCGGTCACGATGCTGGACAGCAAACTTGACCAACAGGCCAGGGAAGAAAGCTGGTTGCAGCGGTTCGACATGTTCGACTGGGTGGGGGGACGCACCAGCATCACCAGCGCGGTTGGACTCCTGCCTGGCGCGTTGATCGGTTGCGATATCCGGGAGTTTCTCGCTGGTGCTGCTCAGATGGACGAAGCAACACGCGTTGCTGACCTTCGCCGCAACCCGGCAGCACTGATGGCGGCATCCTGGTACGTGGCTGGCGATGGCAAGGGCAGGCGCGACATGGTTGTGCTTCCCTATCGCGACCGCCTCGAGGTGTTCAGCCGTTATCTCCAGCAGTTGGTGATGGAATCGCTCGGCAAACGATTGGATCGTGATGGCAATGAGGTTCACCAGGGCATTGCCGTTTATGGGAACAAGGGATCGACCGATCAGCATGCCTATGTGCAACAGCTCAGAGACGGGGTCGACAACTTTTTCGCCACCTTTATTGAATGTCTGCAGGATGTTGACGACATCCCTGTGATCAAGGACGAACGACCTGGAGACTTCTTGGATGGTTTCCTGCAAGGGACGCGTTCGGCCTTAACCGAGGGCGGGCGCCAAACCATCAGCATCACCATGCGTCGCTTCGATGCCTACCGACTCGGTGCATTGATCGGCCTTTTCGAAAGAGCCGTCGGTTTTTATGGAGAGTTGGTGAACATCAACGCGTATCACCAGCCCGGTGTGGAAGCCGGCAAAAAGGCCGCAGCCGCTGTCCTCAATCTTCAAAGCCGCGTCGAAGCGGTGTTGAACGATGGTGCGTCTCGATCTGTTTCAGAGATCTGTCAGGCACTTGGGGACGGAACTGATGAGTCTGTGTTCTGGATCATGCGTCATCTCACGGGGAATCAACGCGGCTACATGGCAGAGGGGGACTGGGCCAGCCCGGCCACGATGCGATTCAGCAAGAGTTGA
- the leuS gene encoding leucine--tRNA ligase, protein MWHDRSLTTRRSHVNSRYDPSALEKRWQTLWNEKQIDRTPHGAADQRFYALSMFPYPSGSLHMGHVRNYVITDVIARVRRMQGFAVLHPMGWDAFGLPAENAAIERQVDPGEWTDQNIAQMRAQLDRLGLSIDWDREQATCHSDYYRWTQWLFLELFDGGLAYRKDATVNWDPIDQTVLANEQVDADGKSWRSGALVEQRKLNQWFLRITDYAEALLKDLDQLGGWPDRVRTMQANWIGRSEGAEISFAVSGHETTSITVFTTRPDTLAGASYLVLAPEHPLVDELMNPEHEEAVRTFQKDVARLSTLERTSDDRPKRGVPIGASVTNPLTSKELPVWIADYVLAEYGTGAVMGVPAHDQRDIAFAKSSGLPIQQVIEADGAAAAIASGLAWTQAGRLIHSGQFDGLDSREAKQAITQHGSASGWAQAKVTYRLRDWLISRQRYWGCPIPIVHCPDCGAVAVPRDELPVELPRDIDLSGRGGSPLAQHEDWVNVPCPSCGKPSKRETDTMDTFMCSSWYYLRFADPHNTERPFSKDAINRWLPVQQYVGGIEHAILHLLYSRFFTKALKDRGLIDVAEPFDRLLTQGMVQGITYRNPVSGKYIAPSDVSDPDKPTDPSTGEPLDVLFEKMSKSKYNGVDPASVIDRYGADTARMFILFKAPPEKDLEWDDADVEGQYRFLQRLWRLLESTAPRLSDQSDDQPLPADLSKEEMVLRRAVHTAIQDISDDLSNDIQLNTAIAELMKLTNAINGLDLDAVRSSVLDEAISVLVRLLAPFAPHLAEEFWLQIGGQSSVHQQQWPNLDPSALVRDTVELVIQVKGKVRGSIDVPANADKATLEQLALASEIAQKWLDGAPPRRVIVVPGKLVNLVP, encoded by the coding sequence CTGTGGCACGATCGCTCTCTCACCACCCGTCGGTCACACGTGAACAGTCGCTACGACCCCTCCGCATTGGAGAAGCGCTGGCAGACCCTCTGGAACGAGAAGCAGATCGATCGCACTCCCCACGGTGCTGCCGATCAACGCTTTTATGCCCTCTCGATGTTCCCGTATCCATCGGGAAGCCTGCACATGGGTCATGTGCGCAACTACGTGATCACCGATGTCATCGCCCGGGTGCGGCGAATGCAGGGTTTTGCAGTTCTCCATCCCATGGGCTGGGATGCCTTCGGGCTACCTGCCGAAAATGCTGCGATTGAACGCCAGGTGGACCCTGGCGAATGGACGGATCAGAACATCGCGCAGATGCGTGCTCAGCTCGATCGTCTGGGGCTGTCAATCGACTGGGATCGTGAACAGGCCACCTGCCACAGCGACTACTACCGCTGGACCCAGTGGTTGTTTCTGGAGCTGTTTGATGGTGGCCTGGCCTACCGCAAGGACGCCACGGTCAACTGGGATCCCATTGATCAGACCGTACTGGCCAATGAACAGGTGGACGCCGACGGCAAATCGTGGCGCTCAGGTGCCCTGGTGGAGCAACGCAAGCTGAATCAGTGGTTCCTGCGCATCACCGACTACGCCGAAGCACTTCTCAAGGATCTTGATCAGCTCGGAGGTTGGCCCGATCGGGTTCGCACCATGCAGGCCAACTGGATCGGACGATCAGAGGGGGCCGAAATCAGCTTTGCGGTTTCTGGACACGAGACCACATCGATCACGGTGTTCACCACAAGACCGGACACCCTGGCTGGAGCGAGTTATCTGGTTCTTGCACCAGAGCACCCCCTGGTCGATGAGCTGATGAATCCGGAGCACGAGGAGGCTGTTCGAACGTTTCAGAAGGACGTCGCGCGACTGAGCACCCTGGAACGCACCAGTGATGACAGACCGAAACGAGGTGTACCCATTGGTGCTTCGGTCACCAACCCGCTCACCAGCAAGGAGCTGCCCGTCTGGATTGCCGACTATGTGCTGGCTGAGTACGGAACCGGGGCGGTGATGGGTGTTCCAGCCCATGATCAACGCGATATCGCCTTCGCAAAAAGCAGTGGCCTGCCGATCCAGCAGGTGATCGAGGCTGACGGTGCAGCCGCAGCCATTGCCTCCGGCCTGGCCTGGACACAGGCAGGCCGGTTGATCCATTCAGGCCAATTCGACGGACTCGACTCCAGAGAAGCCAAACAAGCGATCACCCAACACGGCAGTGCATCAGGTTGGGCGCAGGCCAAGGTGACCTATCGACTGCGGGACTGGTTGATTTCCCGTCAGCGCTACTGGGGATGTCCAATCCCGATCGTCCATTGTCCGGATTGCGGTGCCGTTGCCGTTCCCCGCGACGAGCTTCCCGTGGAGTTACCTCGCGACATCGATCTCTCCGGCAGGGGAGGTTCGCCACTGGCGCAACACGAGGACTGGGTGAACGTGCCTTGTCCCTCCTGCGGCAAACCTTCCAAACGGGAAACGGACACGATGGACACCTTCATGTGCTCCTCCTGGTACTACTTGCGTTTTGCCGATCCACACAACACAGAACGGCCTTTCAGCAAAGACGCCATCAACCGCTGGCTTCCAGTGCAGCAATACGTGGGTGGCATTGAGCACGCCATTCTCCATCTGCTCTATTCGCGCTTTTTCACCAAAGCCCTCAAGGATCGCGGTTTGATTGATGTCGCCGAGCCATTCGATCGCTTGCTGACGCAAGGCATGGTGCAAGGAATCACTTACCGAAATCCAGTCAGCGGGAAGTACATCGCACCCTCCGATGTTTCTGATCCTGACAAACCCACAGACCCATCCACTGGGGAACCATTGGATGTGTTGTTCGAAAAAATGTCGAAGTCCAAATACAACGGTGTTGATCCCGCATCGGTGATCGATCGCTATGGGGCTGACACCGCTCGGATGTTCATTCTCTTCAAAGCACCTCCTGAAAAAGACCTCGAATGGGACGATGCCGATGTGGAAGGTCAATACCGATTTCTGCAGCGACTCTGGCGATTGCTGGAATCAACAGCGCCACGACTCAGTGATCAGAGCGACGACCAACCACTGCCTGCGGATCTCTCCAAAGAGGAGATGGTGTTACGACGTGCAGTTCACACAGCGATTCAGGACATCAGCGACGACCTCAGCAATGACATTCAGCTGAATACGGCCATTGCTGAACTCATGAAACTCACCAATGCAATCAACGGCCTGGATCTTGATGCCGTGAGGAGTTCAGTGCTTGATGAAGCGATCTCCGTGTTGGTTCGTCTTCTTGCACCTTTTGCCCCCCACTTAGCCGAGGAGTTCTGGCTCCAGATCGGAGGCCAGTCGAGCGTGCATCAGCAGCAGTGGCCCAACCTGGATCCATCAGCGCTGGTGCGCGACACGGTGGAGCTGGTGATCCAGGTGAAGGGAAAAGTTCGCGGCAGCATCGATGTCCCAGCGAACGCCGACAAAGCGACTCTCGAACAATTGGCCCTTGCCAGCGAGATTGCCCAGAAGTGGCTGGACGGCGCTCCGCCCCGAAGGGTGATTGTTGTACCAGGAAAGTTGGTCAATCTTGTTCCCTGA
- a CDS encoding N-acetylmuramoyl-L-alanine amidase, translating into MVPDPVKQRLTSAWSTLIRQPLVLVAVFSGSSLMLLFIGWQAADQRDLSHAGSRPSLLELLDQVSNEKGRYIEEDPSSTPPGPPRARSWTSPLARQCSGIDPNVRSRLEALERNRSAWRKDLPIDPTNYGERHKRDAFGQALDVTPRLVVMHETVYSITSAINTFLTPHPRDEDQVSYHTLIGLDGKVVDLVDPINRAYGAGYSSFLGEWAITNKRFKGSVNNFALHVSLETPENGANNASRHSGYTDAQYDALALVLSGWINSFNLAPAAITTHRHVDIGGERSDPRSFDWSALQVRLASLGDLCVS; encoded by the coding sequence ATGGTTCCAGATCCTGTGAAGCAGCGACTGACATCGGCCTGGTCGACATTGATTCGACAACCACTGGTCCTGGTGGCGGTGTTCAGCGGCAGTTCCCTGATGCTGTTGTTTATCGGCTGGCAGGCTGCGGATCAGCGTGATCTCTCCCACGCCGGTTCACGGCCTTCTCTGCTTGAACTGCTCGATCAGGTGAGCAATGAAAAAGGGAGATACATCGAGGAGGATCCATCCAGCACTCCGCCGGGTCCACCGCGGGCCCGCTCGTGGACCTCGCCGCTCGCACGTCAGTGCTCAGGAATTGATCCCAATGTTCGCAGTCGGCTGGAGGCGCTGGAACGCAATCGATCGGCATGGCGCAAGGACCTGCCGATCGATCCGACGAATTATGGGGAGCGCCACAAGCGGGATGCGTTTGGACAGGCCCTTGATGTCACGCCGCGTCTGGTGGTGATGCATGAGACGGTGTATTCGATAACCTCGGCGATCAATACGTTCCTCACCCCCCATCCACGCGATGAAGATCAGGTGAGTTACCACACCCTGATCGGCCTTGATGGCAAGGTTGTTGATCTGGTTGATCCGATCAATCGGGCCTATGGCGCAGGCTATTCGTCGTTCCTGGGCGAATGGGCGATCACCAACAAGCGTTTCAAGGGAAGCGTCAACAACTTCGCGTTGCACGTCAGCCTGGAAACCCCCGAGAACGGCGCCAACAATGCGTCTCGCCACAGCGGTTACACCGACGCTCAATACGACGCCCTTGCCCTGGTGCTTTCGGGATGGATCAACAGTTTCAACCTGGCGCCGGCTGCTATCACCACCCATCGCCATGTGGATATCGGTGGAGAACGCAGTGACCCGCGCAGTTTCGACTGGTCTGCTCTGCAGGTTCGACTGGCCTCGCTCGGTGATCTCTGTGTGTCCTGA
- a CDS encoding M61 family metallopeptidase, whose product MSSPVVRLDLDLRQPSAQTIQVRQTCWPESLRVVVQLPVWTPGSYTVRDHAQHLHGLVAHCGDEAITARRIGPSRWQIQMPTRDELRLDYAIEARDLTVRTCHLDPDFASLSLAAVAMDVEGCRWHEHRLTAKVPESWRVHVPLPTVDDAWIAEDFDALVDSPVHAGPFDVERFDVDGHDHELLLIGSPPDGWPPSLTQDITSVCRATCRLMDTPPPAGDRYQLVIQMLENGYGGLEHDHSAVLQFNWPALARPGGMRQLLQLVGHEYLHQWNVRRLRPADYRPYDYGRSVVSEGLWFAEGITSYFDLSTTLLAGFSARTHFLQDLGDELSRVLMTPGRTVQSLADSAREAWVKLYKATPSSRDTQVSYYRYGAAAAFCLDVRLRQVGSSLSAVLRRLWASHGICGRGYCRQDILSAIAERDGSLAEQLDGWLDQPDSLPLEPLIAALGLRLDPIQSSEPNHGMSLEDQASGVVVKRVDPQGPAAEAGLVVGDELIAIAGRRLRRMADLPTLLKGQSSVSVVWSRRGLMKESLLIPDECVDRWSLHWDPGATAEQLALRDRWFQIL is encoded by the coding sequence GTGTCCAGTCCTGTCGTCAGGCTTGATCTCGACCTTCGTCAACCGTCCGCTCAGACCATTCAGGTTCGTCAGACGTGCTGGCCGGAATCTTTACGGGTTGTTGTTCAGTTACCGGTCTGGACGCCAGGCTCCTACACCGTCCGGGATCACGCTCAGCACCTCCACGGTCTTGTGGCCCATTGCGGGGATGAAGCCATCACCGCCAGGCGGATTGGCCCATCGCGCTGGCAGATTCAGATGCCGACGCGAGATGAACTGAGGCTCGACTACGCCATCGAGGCTCGCGATCTGACGGTCCGCACCTGTCACCTTGATCCCGATTTCGCATCCCTGAGCCTGGCTGCCGTTGCCATGGACGTCGAAGGTTGTCGTTGGCATGAGCATCGCCTCACGGCGAAGGTTCCTGAGTCCTGGAGGGTTCACGTTCCTCTGCCTACTGTTGATGACGCATGGATCGCCGAGGATTTCGATGCCCTGGTCGACAGCCCGGTGCATGCCGGTCCCTTCGACGTCGAACGATTTGACGTCGATGGCCATGACCATGAGCTTCTTCTGATCGGCTCTCCTCCAGACGGCTGGCCCCCCTCCCTGACGCAGGACATCACATCGGTGTGTCGCGCCACATGCCGGTTGATGGACACGCCGCCGCCGGCAGGGGACCGTTATCAACTTGTGATTCAAATGCTGGAGAACGGCTACGGCGGTTTGGAGCATGACCACAGCGCCGTTCTCCAGTTCAACTGGCCGGCTCTGGCACGCCCCGGGGGAATGCGGCAGTTGCTTCAACTGGTCGGTCATGAATACCTGCACCAATGGAACGTTCGGCGTCTGCGACCCGCCGACTACCGGCCCTATGACTACGGCCGGTCGGTGGTCAGTGAGGGATTGTGGTTCGCCGAGGGAATCACCAGTTACTTCGATCTCTCCACGACTTTGCTGGCCGGTTTCAGCGCTCGCACACACTTTCTCCAGGACCTGGGAGATGAGCTGTCCCGTGTGCTGATGACCCCGGGAAGAACCGTGCAAAGCCTTGCGGACAGCGCACGCGAAGCCTGGGTCAAGCTGTACAAGGCAACGCCATCCTCGAGGGATACCCAGGTCAGCTACTACCGCTACGGGGCCGCTGCGGCCTTCTGTCTGGACGTGAGACTGAGGCAGGTTGGCAGCTCACTCTCTGCCGTTCTGCGGAGACTGTGGGCGAGCCATGGCATCTGCGGACGGGGATATTGCCGGCAGGACATTCTTTCGGCCATCGCTGAACGGGATGGGTCGCTGGCCGAACAACTCGATGGCTGGCTGGATCAACCGGATTCCCTGCCGCTTGAGCCGCTGATCGCTGCCTTGGGCTTGCGGCTGGATCCGATTCAATCCTCTGAACCGAATCACGGTATGAGCCTTGAGGATCAGGCGTCTGGTGTTGTTGTCAAACGTGTCGATCCCCAGGGTCCGGCGGCGGAAGCCGGCCTGGTGGTGGGCGATGAACTCATCGCCATCGCCGGTCGCCGCCTGCGTCGCATGGCAGATCTGCCAACGCTGCTGAAGGGCCAGAGCTCCGTCTCGGTCGTTTGGTCGCGTCGAGGGTTGATGAAGGAGAGTCTCTTGATTCCTGACGAATGTGTGGACCGTTGGTCACTCCACTGGGACCCTGGAGCTACAGCTGAACAACTGGCGCTGCGCGATCGATGGTTCCAGATCCTGTGA
- a CDS encoding permease has translation MRSDVDGFLGLALDNLIQILLIVGLCRSVLGYPDSLLFGTILPATGLSVLFGNLFYAWQAMSLARAEGRDDRTALPYGINTVSLFAYVFLVMLPVKLVALGNGMSEEQAISMSWHAGMVACLGSGLIEAVGAWVTEWLRRWLPRAALLSTLAGIALGYIALGFLLRTYAQPVVGLTVLALILTTYYGKLRLPIPGGLLAVVVGIVLAAMTGLLDTDVSVWNRQLDLVGWHPPTVQLAELWQARQQLLPWLGVIIPMGLFNVLGSLQNIDSAEAAGDRYPVRSSLLCNGVGTVVAAVFGSCFPTTIYIGHPAWKAMGARIGYSWLDGIVVAVCCFLGLFGLIGQLIPIEAGMAIVLYIGLVMAAQSFQATPRSHAPAVALGLMPGLAGWGSQLIKAGLRSGGAGQEGQPFGPELLLNLQQTDVWAAGAFALEQGQIITAMLLSAMLVYVIEQRFLAACLMTFVASIGSWFGVIHAWRFTQADAVLELGWGVGSQWALGYLLMSVVFLFAWLLSRRSTLQSEPQQ, from the coding sequence ATGCGCAGCGATGTGGACGGATTTCTGGGACTCGCCCTGGACAATCTGATCCAGATCCTGTTGATCGTCGGTCTTTGTCGTTCCGTTCTCGGCTACCCCGACAGTCTGCTGTTCGGAACAATTCTTCCGGCCACCGGCCTGAGTGTGTTGTTCGGCAATCTTTTTTACGCCTGGCAGGCCATGAGTCTGGCCAGGGCTGAGGGTCGCGACGATCGAACAGCCCTTCCCTACGGCATCAACACCGTCAGCCTTTTCGCCTACGTGTTTCTGGTGATGTTGCCGGTGAAGCTCGTCGCTCTCGGCAACGGCATGAGTGAAGAGCAGGCGATCTCCATGTCCTGGCATGCCGGCATGGTGGCGTGTCTCGGCTCCGGTCTGATCGAGGCGGTCGGAGCCTGGGTGACTGAATGGCTACGGCGCTGGTTACCACGGGCTGCTCTCCTATCAACGCTTGCAGGCATTGCGCTTGGCTACATCGCACTGGGCTTTCTGTTGAGAACCTATGCCCAGCCGGTTGTCGGTCTCACGGTGCTGGCCCTGATCCTGACGACGTACTACGGCAAGCTTCGGTTGCCGATTCCAGGGGGACTGCTCGCCGTTGTCGTTGGCATTGTCCTGGCTGCGATGACGGGCCTCCTGGATACGGATGTGTCGGTCTGGAATCGTCAGCTTGATCTTGTGGGTTGGCATCCGCCGACGGTTCAACTCGCCGAGTTATGGCAAGCCCGCCAACAACTTCTGCCCTGGCTGGGAGTCATCATTCCGATGGGTCTGTTCAATGTTCTGGGCTCGCTTCAGAACATTGACAGTGCCGAAGCGGCAGGTGATCGCTACCCCGTGAGGAGTTCTTTGCTGTGCAATGGCGTCGGCACGGTGGTGGCAGCCGTTTTCGGGTCCTGCTTTCCAACCACGATCTACATCGGCCATCCCGCCTGGAAGGCCATGGGCGCCAGGATCGGCTATTCATGGTTGGACGGCATCGTCGTTGCCGTTTGCTGCTTTCTCGGGCTGTTCGGGCTGATCGGTCAGCTGATTCCGATCGAAGCCGGCATGGCGATTGTTCTGTACATCGGCCTTGTGATGGCGGCTCAGTCCTTCCAGGCCACTCCAAGATCACATGCTCCTGCGGTTGCTCTCGGTCTGATGCCGGGATTGGCTGGCTGGGGTTCTCAATTGATCAAAGCCGGATTGCGCAGTGGGGGTGCCGGCCAGGAGGGCCAGCCGTTTGGACCGGAACTGCTGCTGAATCTTCAACAGACTGATGTCTGGGCTGCAGGTGCTTTTGCCCTGGAGCAGGGTCAGATCATCACGGCGATGTTGCTGTCAGCGATGTTGGTTTATGTCATCGAACAGCGATTCCTGGCGGCATGTTTGATGACCTTTGTCGCCTCTATCGGCTCCTGGTTCGGTGTGATTCATGCCTGGCGGTTCACCCAGGCTGACGCAGTTCTCGAGCTCGGCTGGGGAGTGGGTTCCCAGTGGGCTCTTGGCTATTTGCTGATGAGTGTTGTGTTTCTGTTTGCCTGGTTGTTGTCGCGACGGTCAACGCTTCAGTCCGAACCTCAGCAATGA
- a CDS encoding helicase DnaB, with the protein MVLGASDMWAKRDTTQSDPTDFTADELQLLQRRFGVHGPQPPLAQLFTSGVDQLQPLRAQTLDRLNNLKPVILRECSRLSVNPMLVAAVLFDEIQHSKPGEDLPFIAHSGLVKTHGPGQLGISELIHQNLLPANPSQDDIVWARELLLDPAANVRLLAGKMNRLKRDLGLPKESILEANRSNFDAKAIATLAYLHNGKLDYPARILRYMQDPALHALIYGSQISHPDITV; encoded by the coding sequence ATGGTTCTCGGCGCCTCAGACATGTGGGCGAAACGTGACACGACGCAATCGGATCCGACCGATTTCACAGCAGACGAGTTGCAGCTGCTGCAGCGCCGATTTGGCGTTCATGGGCCTCAACCGCCTCTGGCGCAACTGTTCACCAGCGGGGTTGATCAACTGCAACCGCTACGTGCGCAGACCCTGGACAGGTTGAACAACCTCAAACCTGTGATCCTGCGAGAATGCTCCCGGCTGAGCGTCAATCCGATGCTCGTGGCGGCCGTTCTGTTTGATGAGATCCAACACTCCAAACCGGGTGAAGACCTGCCTTTCATTGCGCATTCCGGATTGGTGAAAACCCATGGCCCTGGCCAGCTTGGAATTTCCGAGCTGATTCACCAGAACCTGCTGCCCGCCAACCCAAGCCAGGACGACATCGTCTGGGCACGTGAACTGCTGCTGGATCCCGCGGCCAACGTTCGTCTATTGGCTGGAAAAATGAATCGGCTCAAGCGGGATTTGGGGTTACCAAAAGAGTCGATTCTCGAAGCCAACAGATCCAATTTTGATGCGAAGGCGATCGCCACACTCGCTTATTTACACAACGGCAAACTTGATTATCCAGCCCGAATCCTGAGATATATGCAGGATCCAGCACTGCATGCCTTGATATACGGCAGCCAGATCAGCCATCCTGATATCACGGTTTAA